Proteins found in one Candidatus Hydrogenedens sp. genomic segment:
- a CDS encoding 3-deoxy-D-manno-octulosonic acid transferase, with the protein MWVFVYNLLWKILAPGIKLYLRFSRKYFLLLNRFFPPIPPLTNPVWIHACSVGEVNQIEPFIKQWHEIFPNISLMLTVSTISGFQQAERKYKEYSINITWCPFDHPEVVESFLKQIAPRLLVIVETELWPNLIRLTNKYHIPIAIINGRISDKFFRLYRRWKKVYKDLIQKINIIMTPTEEYAERFTELGADTQKICVVGNIKYDSVATGININIRNRLRMSLDIPKDAKVIVFGSLRDGDEIVAKRVWEELHTKFPNLFLILAPRHPEKKNQIMAYFGSEPIILRTDNLKGKRRQEEKIIVIDTIGELNQFYSIADVAIIGGSWFPGVDGHNPLEPAGLGVVPIFGPYMRNFQEPAEKLTKDDGAIQLQNYEELPSVIEKLFQSPYESINYGTRARKIVLQNQGAVQKTFSLLSNLIEF; encoded by the coding sequence ATGTGGGTGTTTGTTTATAACTTACTCTGGAAAATATTAGCTCCGGGAATAAAACTTTATCTAAGATTTAGTCGGAAATATTTTCTATTATTAAATCGTTTTTTCCCTCCAATACCACCACTAACAAATCCTGTGTGGATACATGCGTGCAGTGTCGGCGAAGTAAATCAAATTGAACCTTTTATTAAGCAGTGGCATGAAATATTTCCAAATATTTCACTCATGTTAACTGTAAGCACCATTAGCGGTTTTCAGCAAGCAGAAAGAAAATATAAAGAGTATTCAATTAATATTACATGGTGCCCATTTGACCATCCTGAAGTTGTGGAGTCGTTTTTAAAACAGATAGCCCCTCGCTTATTGGTTATCGTTGAAACTGAACTTTGGCCTAATCTTATTCGATTAACAAATAAATATCACATTCCGATAGCAATCATAAATGGTAGGATAAGTGATAAGTTCTTCCGATTATATCGGCGTTGGAAGAAGGTATACAAGGACCTTATCCAGAAAATAAATATAATTATGACACCAACCGAAGAATATGCAGAACGTTTTACAGAACTTGGTGCAGATACTCAAAAGATATGTGTTGTAGGAAATATTAAATATGATTCTGTTGCAACAGGAATAAATATAAATATCCGTAATAGATTGCGTATGTCATTAGATATTCCTAAAGACGCTAAAGTTATTGTTTTCGGTAGTTTGCGGGATGGCGATGAAATAGTTGCAAAAAGAGTTTGGGAGGAACTGCATACAAAATTTCCAAATTTATTTCTTATTCTTGCACCGAGACATCCCGAAAAGAAAAATCAAATAATGGCATACTTTGGTTCAGAACCTATTATATTACGTACGGATAATCTAAAAGGTAAGAGGAGACAAGAAGAGAAAATAATTGTTATAGATACCATAGGAGAATTAAATCAATTTTATTCAATAGCAGACGTGGCTATCATTGGTGGAAGTTGGTTTCCAGGAGTAGATGGGCATAATCCACTCGAGCCCGCTGGATTGGGTGTTGTTCCTATTTTTGGACCATATATGCGAAATTTCCAAGAACCAGCAGAAAAACTTACTAAAGATGATGGGGCAATTCAATTACAAAATTATGAAGAACTCCCCAGTGTTATAGAAAAACTTTTTCAGTCCCCTTACGAGTCTATTAATTATGGGACACGTGCTCGTAAAATCGTGTTACAAAATCAAGGTGCTGTGCAGAAAACATTTTCACTTTTAAGTAATCTTATTGAGTTTTAA
- a CDS encoding tetratricopeptide repeat protein: MFTTKHFHYRVVKFLLLFVSILLIMSSGARAQTESNASEEVSAVAPLEVQDATSAENIDSGQNPSAEENAETYFRRGVGLYKKELYREALTEFNRALALNPNHQEAQVYQQKCNAQLQLSIGEKPEATAPPAFETFQPAVPTEVPEKTADELKKERVQKLLSDAQRYMEAQKFDIAVEIYNNILLIDPKNDIAREGLHQATIKLHQQSVKESERKVAEDRAKIRDFIEKQKQLPEGADARGIKPYKFTVPEIEEEVAPVTKVSEIEKSLDSVVSIEFEDIHISEITQFISDSYGVNIVIDNRAVEPPAKQQAQQATGQPAQPGALGMPGGPPGAPAFGGAPGGLRPPGGAAPTTGGVGLRPGPGGFQGGGIGTTPYGTPGTPGVGLAQADVYYGTKSDGIVPYISLKDVTLREALKALLRPLGLDFSVQPGFVWISKPEIIRQETFEPLETRFYELRNVGADILFKLVLRNPFGGVGGGGGYGGGMGGMYGGGMYGGRGMYGGGMGGMYGGGMYGGGMGGMYGGGMYGGGMGGMYGGGGYGGGYRGGVGGYGGGMYGGGMGGMYGGGMGGMYGGGMYGGYRGGMGGYGGGMYGGMGGYGRDVTTLSNISDMFSSISDQVVGELGPVGIVQAGTGATAGLGGRGALATGTTTTGYGGAAGTAQLGARAGFEESQMSGLQILADAIPSIKEPYTGEVLSKIAYNEATNMLIVTNTPTNLDKFEQVLGQIDVTPKQVSIEAKFLTVRVSDLKKIGFNWSGDLSDQNNRPRQNEYLSQQTYSYDINGDGVDEEVPFYVRPDGSQVIRNSVTQGTISGLVDPALSAANPTFSIMTKIIDNADGDKLSVSFDYLNSLSESELLSAPRVTTMNRKPAVVADFQTEYYLTQVYNEVWTTEGGFGGTPTQSVITQPTFSPFNFGIALSVTPQIRDNDQIRLWLNPEVRARIGEKRFEQKNIVGTNETVTEIVLPTTSWQAAWTNVIVHDGDTLVLGGLVQDKTIHNNQKMPYLADIPLIGFFFRGKSKEVSQSSLLIFVTPDIIDTTGARFFSVGKEAS; the protein is encoded by the coding sequence ATGTTTACAACAAAACATTTTCATTATCGAGTAGTTAAGTTTTTATTATTGTTTGTGTCAATCCTTTTGATAATGTCGAGCGGGGCTCGTGCACAAACAGAATCAAATGCCTCAGAAGAGGTATCTGCAGTTGCACCTCTTGAAGTTCAGGATGCAACATCAGCAGAAAATATAGATTCAGGACAAAATCCTTCAGCGGAAGAAAATGCAGAAACGTATTTCCGTAGAGGGGTTGGACTATATAAAAAAGAATTGTATCGTGAAGCGTTAACTGAGTTCAATCGTGCTCTTGCCTTAAATCCAAATCATCAAGAAGCTCAGGTGTACCAACAAAAATGTAATGCACAATTACAACTTTCAATAGGTGAAAAGCCAGAAGCAACTGCACCGCCTGCTTTTGAGACATTTCAACCTGCAGTACCAACTGAAGTCCCTGAAAAAACAGCAGATGAATTAAAAAAGGAAAGAGTACAAAAGTTACTTTCTGATGCTCAACGTTATATGGAAGCGCAAAAATTTGATATCGCAGTAGAGATATATAACAATATACTTTTAATTGACCCTAAAAATGATATAGCTCGTGAAGGACTTCATCAGGCGACAATCAAACTGCATCAACAATCTGTTAAAGAATCTGAAAGAAAAGTTGCAGAAGATAGAGCCAAGATTAGAGATTTTATTGAGAAGCAAAAACAGCTTCCAGAAGGTGCTGACGCAAGAGGTATAAAACCTTATAAATTTACAGTCCCAGAAATTGAAGAAGAAGTTGCACCAGTAACGAAAGTGAGCGAGATAGAGAAATCATTAGATTCAGTAGTAAGTATTGAATTTGAAGATATACATATAAGTGAAATTACGCAATTTATTTCTGATAGTTACGGAGTAAACATTGTTATTGATAATCGAGCTGTAGAACCACCAGCAAAACAACAAGCTCAGCAAGCAACGGGCCAACCTGCTCAGCCCGGAGCATTGGGAATGCCCGGTGGCCCTCCAGGAGCACCTGCATTTGGTGGTGCTCCAGGTGGACTTCGTCCGCCTGGAGGCGCTGCTCCTACAACAGGGGGTGTTGGACTAAGACCAGGACCTGGTGGGTTCCAAGGTGGCGGGATTGGAACGACACCGTATGGTACACCAGGAACACCCGGAGTAGGTTTAGCTCAAGCAGATGTCTATTATGGTACGAAATCGGATGGTATTGTTCCGTATATAAGTCTTAAAGATGTTACATTAAGAGAAGCATTAAAGGCTTTATTACGACCTCTTGGCTTAGATTTTTCTGTTCAGCCAGGTTTTGTGTGGATAAGTAAACCTGAAATTATTCGTCAAGAAACATTCGAGCCTTTAGAGACCAGATTCTATGAATTGAGAAATGTCGGGGCGGATATACTATTTAAATTAGTACTTCGTAATCCTTTCGGTGGAGTAGGAGGAGGAGGAGGATACGGAGGCGGAATGGGCGGAATGTATGGAGGCGGAATGTATGGTGGAAGAGGGATGTATGGGGGCGGAATGGGTGGAATGTATGGAGGAGGGATGTATGGAGGCGGAATGGGTGGAATGTATGGAGGAGGGATGTATGGAGGCGGAATGGGCGGAATGTATGGAGGCGGTGGTTATGGTGGAGGCTATAGAGGTGGGGTAGGTGGATATGGCGGTGGTATGTATGGAGGCGGAATGGGCGGAATGTATGGAGGCGGAATGGGCGGTATGTATGGCGGAGGTATGTATGGTGGTTACAGAGGTGGTATGGGCGGATATGGTGGAGGTATGTACGGAGGTATGGGTGGTTATGGAAGAGATGTTACCACATTAAGTAATATTTCAGATATGTTTTCATCAATCAGTGACCAGGTTGTAGGTGAATTAGGTCCAGTAGGTATAGTACAAGCAGGAACAGGTGCTACAGCAGGTTTAGGTGGTAGAGGAGCATTAGCAACAGGTACAACTACTACAGGATATGGAGGTGCGGCTGGTACAGCCCAATTGGGTGCTCGTGCCGGTTTTGAAGAATCTCAAATGTCAGGCTTACAAATTCTTGCTGATGCTATACCTTCTATTAAGGAACCATACACGGGTGAAGTCCTTTCCAAGATAGCGTATAATGAAGCAACAAACATGCTTATTGTAACGAACACCCCTACAAATTTAGACAAGTTCGAACAAGTTTTAGGGCAAATTGATGTTACACCTAAACAGGTAAGTATCGAAGCAAAATTCTTAACCGTTCGTGTATCTGATTTAAAGAAAATAGGATTTAACTGGTCAGGCGATTTAAGTGACCAAAACAATAGACCCCGACAAAATGAATATTTATCACAGCAGACTTATAGTTATGATATAAATGGTGATGGTGTGGATGAAGAAGTACCATTTTATGTCCGGCCTGATGGGAGCCAGGTTATTCGTAATTCTGTTACACAGGGGACAATTTCAGGGTTGGTTGACCCAGCATTATCTGCAGCGAATCCAACTTTTAGTATCATGACAAAAATTATAGATAATGCAGATGGGGACAAATTAAGTGTGTCATTTGACTATCTGAATAGTTTATCAGAGTCAGAATTACTTAGTGCTCCTCGTGTAACAACGATGAACCGTAAGCCAGCAGTAGTTGCAGATTTCCAGACTGAATATTATTTAACCCAGGTTTATAATGAAGTTTGGACCACAGAAGGTGGATTTGGTGGCACCCCAACACAATCCGTTATTACTCAGCCAACGTTCAGTCCATTTAATTTCGGTATAGCCTTATCTGTTACACCTCAAATTCGCGATAACGACCAGATACGTCTTTGGTTAAATCCTGAAGTGCGTGCTCGTATCGGTGAAAAGAGATTTGAACAGAAGAATATTGTGGGCACTAATGAAACAGTCACAGAGATTGTATTGCCGACAACATCGTGGCAGGCAGCATGGACCAACGTAATTGTGCATGATGGTGATACTCTCGTTCTTGGTGGTTTGGTACAGGATAAAACTATCCATAATAATCAAAAGATGCCATACCTTGCTGATATTCCCTTAATTGGTTTCTTCTTCCGTGGAAAATCTAAAGAAGTATCGCAGTCCAGTCTATTGATTTTTGTTACACCGGATATCATAGATACAACCGGTGCACGATTCTTCAGCGTTGGAAAAGAAGCCTCATAA
- the pilM gene encoding type IV pilus assembly protein PilM, translating to MSIYSTRRGKKRVVLEIGTSAVRLCEFVKTKNGLQIVKYFEKPVPNDFRMNEEERRDVRKKAVSDLLKQAKIRSKKLIIAVPGQSVFVRVRSLPPVSERKVDQIVRYEIQQQIPFDLKQIAIDYQILDHPEGGGYEVLMVAIKTDVVDKFLSVLDGLKLQPEIVDVIPFASYSWLKYVGEIHAHSESVAIIDLGASTTNIVVERDGIFRNTRTLNLGGNDITQAIADTFNIPFEEAERIKCEKGFAPTGNPQIDGKGGEAIGRVLNRLVSEIQRSFSYFRSLPGGSQVMRVYLCGGSCALRNIVPYLQRALGIDVRIAQPLSGITIGPDAQSIVQHPERSCVVLGLALRNWESTALEINLIPPRILEMRRRKEQAIYWALSMVTLALIMASVIPVHAAQNKLVKQRIEELRRYVQMYDPEVAQNPTITSPLKQKLAEAKTEIEVLKKKVDTLDRGVKTRRFWLDELSLVLSARPPRTDKDGLWFSSVETVLIQEPQGGQMPAQMRNVPGMGVHQQTQQPQFNITGFPGIGAKGAVVGGFGSGRGGIFGRGAEPVTPTPQPQGQQQQQPLPRANGFRIAGLATSDIIIKNFVENLKKVNQTLPDGMILSCKNVIFSEASVQVTTWDSLYNAQTAFQGSSGISGPGGQQRGLGMYSQQTGQTTAFSPTGQNLFTFVVTIQFQKAMATDATQQGGGGAR from the coding sequence ATGTCAATATATTCGACACGAAGAGGTAAAAAAAGAGTTGTTCTTGAAATAGGAACATCTGCAGTTAGGCTTTGTGAATTTGTAAAAACAAAGAATGGCTTGCAGATAGTAAAGTATTTTGAGAAACCAGTCCCGAATGATTTTAGAATGAATGAAGAAGAGAGAAGAGATGTAAGAAAGAAGGCAGTAAGTGATTTATTAAAACAGGCTAAAATTAGGTCTAAAAAGCTAATTATTGCTGTTCCTGGGCAATCTGTATTTGTTCGTGTTCGTTCGCTACCACCTGTATCAGAAAGGAAAGTAGACCAAATTGTTCGTTATGAAATACAGCAACAAATTCCATTTGATTTAAAACAAATTGCAATTGATTATCAAATATTAGACCATCCGGAAGGCGGTGGTTATGAAGTATTAATGGTTGCAATAAAGACTGATGTTGTTGATAAATTTTTATCGGTTCTTGATGGATTAAAACTTCAGCCAGAAATTGTAGATGTTATTCCTTTTGCCTCATATAGCTGGCTTAAATATGTGGGCGAAATCCATGCTCATTCAGAAAGTGTTGCTATTATAGATTTAGGTGCTTCTACAACAAATATTGTGGTAGAGCGAGATGGTATTTTCCGTAATACTCGAACCCTCAACTTGGGTGGTAACGATATTACGCAAGCCATTGCAGATACTTTTAATATTCCATTTGAAGAGGCAGAAAGAATTAAGTGTGAAAAAGGTTTTGCTCCTACTGGAAATCCACAAATTGATGGTAAGGGAGGCGAAGCCATTGGTAGGGTGTTGAATCGGTTAGTAAGTGAAATACAACGTTCATTTTCATATTTTCGTTCTTTGCCAGGTGGAAGTCAAGTTATGCGAGTGTATCTTTGTGGTGGCAGTTGTGCACTCCGTAATATAGTCCCATACTTACAACGTGCTCTCGGAATTGATGTGCGTATTGCTCAACCACTTAGCGGTATTACTATTGGTCCCGATGCACAATCTATTGTCCAGCATCCAGAAAGAAGTTGTGTTGTTCTCGGTTTGGCTCTAAGGAACTGGGAGTCCACCGCTTTAGAAATTAATTTAATACCTCCGCGAATTTTAGAGATGCGACGGAGAAAAGAACAAGCCATATATTGGGCTTTGTCCATGGTAACACTTGCTTTGATTATGGCGTCTGTCATTCCTGTGCATGCGGCACAGAATAAATTGGTTAAACAACGGATAGAAGAACTTCGTCGCTATGTGCAAATGTATGACCCGGAAGTGGCACAAAACCCAACAATTACATCTCCATTAAAACAAAAATTAGCAGAAGCAAAAACAGAGATAGAAGTATTGAAAAAGAAAGTTGATACTCTTGATAGGGGTGTAAAAACCAGACGATTTTGGTTAGATGAATTATCATTGGTTCTTTCTGCAAGGCCACCCCGAACAGATAAAGATGGTTTGTGGTTCAGTTCTGTAGAAACTGTATTGATACAAGAACCACAAGGTGGACAGATGCCAGCCCAGATGAGGAACGTCCCCGGAATGGGAGTGCATCAACAAACGCAACAACCACAATTTAATATAACCGGTTTCCCGGGAATTGGGGCGAAAGGTGCAGTTGTTGGTGGTTTTGGGTCGGGAAGAGGAGGTATCTTTGGTAGAGGAGCAGAACCAGTAACTCCAACACCTCAACCGCAAGGACAACAACAGCAACAACCTTTACCTCGCGCTAATGGTTTCCGAATTGCGGGGTTAGCCACTTCAGACATAATAATAAAGAACTTTGTTGAAAATTTGAAGAAGGTAAATCAAACCCTTCCTGATGGTATGATCTTATCTTGTAAAAATGTTATTTTTTCAGAAGCCAGTGTACAGGTTACCACATGGGATTCCCTTTATAATGCACAGACTGCTTTTCAAGGAAGTTCGGGTATATCAGGTCCAGGTGGACAACAGCGTGGATTAGGTATGTATTCCCAACAAACAGGTCAAACAACCGCCTTCTCACCTACAGGACAAAATCTCTTTACATTTGTGGTTACCATTCAGTTTCAAAAAGCTATGGCTACTGATGCAACACAACAAGGTGGAGGAGGGGCACGATAA
- a CDS encoding formylglycine-generating enzyme family protein: MTRVILWGCLGIFIIISCLTSCSSEKKQVELSSVTIESSPEQEAIVVIHGEEKGVTPLTLTNIPPGPLEVILKKEKYQRTVETLILPPGEHSHFTIELKPLQGYVTFETEPAGAEVFLEGVKIGKTPILRHPVEIGHRRYKIELVNYYPVEGDLEVREDFQYPIKYILKPMEGTLNILSRPTSGIIRINNVPQTQKTPAQFQLAPGEYLISVTAPGFLEEHTKLVLGPNEEKSITLVLKVGETPPGMVLVPAGEFVMGENERSPDESPRRKIFVPAFYIDKYEVTNEEFKKVFPDHNFAKGQERHPVTGVSWDQATSYATRVGKRLPTEVEWEKAARGEDGREYPWGNDFSSSLCNSKESNLDAPAIVGSYIGGVSPYGCFDMAGNVYEWVSDWYQRYEGNQSVKKEYGQIYRVLRGGSFMTDKFDVRCARRHFDRMDATRADYGFRCVKDVPSVLSEEGKK, translated from the coding sequence ATGACTCGGGTTATTTTGTGGGGTTGCTTAGGTATTTTTATCATCATATCCTGTTTAACTTCATGTTCATCAGAAAAAAAACAAGTTGAATTAAGTAGTGTTACTATTGAAAGTTCTCCAGAACAGGAAGCGATTGTTGTTATTCACGGTGAAGAAAAAGGTGTAACACCTCTTACATTAACTAATATTCCACCAGGTCCTCTTGAAGTTATTCTTAAAAAGGAAAAATACCAAAGAACGGTAGAAACGTTGATACTCCCTCCGGGGGAACATTCTCATTTTACTATTGAGTTGAAGCCATTACAAGGCTATGTGACTTTTGAGACAGAACCAGCTGGTGCAGAAGTATTTCTTGAAGGGGTAAAGATTGGTAAAACACCTATTTTACGACATCCTGTTGAAATTGGTCATAGAAGATATAAAATCGAACTGGTTAACTATTATCCAGTAGAAGGAGACCTTGAAGTTCGTGAAGATTTTCAGTATCCCATAAAATATATTTTAAAACCAATGGAGGGAACCCTAAATATTCTTTCACGACCAACCAGTGGGATTATAAGAATAAATAATGTTCCCCAAACACAAAAAACACCAGCCCAATTTCAACTTGCACCAGGAGAATATTTAATCAGCGTTACTGCACCAGGTTTTTTAGAAGAACATACAAAATTAGTTTTGGGACCTAATGAGGAAAAGTCGATAACACTTGTACTGAAAGTAGGAGAAACCCCGCCTGGGATGGTTCTTGTTCCAGCAGGTGAATTTGTTATGGGCGAAAATGAACGTTCTCCAGATGAATCGCCAAGAAGAAAAATATTTGTTCCTGCATTTTATATCGATAAATATGAAGTAACGAATGAGGAATTTAAAAAAGTTTTTCCAGACCATAATTTTGCAAAAGGGCAAGAAAGACATCCTGTTACCGGTGTGTCATGGGACCAGGCAACGTCGTATGCTACAAGAGTAGGAAAACGTTTACCTACGGAAGTAGAATGGGAAAAAGCTGCCCGTGGCGAAGATGGCAGAGAATACCCATGGGGTAACGACTTCTCTTCAAGCCTATGCAATTCGAAAGAATCAAACCTTGATGCGCCAGCCATTGTAGGAAGCTATATTGGTGGAGTTTCTCCTTATGGATGTTTCGATATGGCTGGAAATGTTTATGAGTGGGTCTCTGATTGGTATCAACGTTATGAAGGGAATCAATCAGTTAAAAAAGAATACGGACAGATTTATCGAGTATTGAGAGGTGGCTCTTTTATGACAGATAAATTCGATGTTAGATGTGCACGTAGACATTTTGACCGAATGGATGCTACACGAGCAGATTATGGTTTTAGGTGTGTGAAAGATGTCCCATCTGTTCTTAGTGAAGAGGGAAAAAAGTAA